Genomic DNA from Sporosarcina sp. ANT_H38:
GTAAAAGTGTAAAACACGAAGGAGCACACCTGTTAGGTAGTGCTCCTTCGTGTTTGGAAATTAGTTTTGAAGGGAATATATTGTGGAAACACCGAAAATGCTATTTATTGTATATTATGGAACCATTTGAACGTTGGCGACGTATAAGTAGTTGAGTTGTTCCATATTGTAATGAATATGTCTATAAGACTTAAGGATATGGGGTGCTGGTATATCCATGAAAATCGGTCGATTAGTACTCTTATTAACTTTACTTCTAGTAGTGTTATCAGGCTGTAAAGAAGCATATAAAGGGAATCCCACGCCGAAAGACTTTCTTGGAAATAGTGATGCGGATATTTTTGTTTTAGATAGAATCGTCTACTCGAACGCCCAAGATCTAGAATGGGTAAAAGAATTAACCTATATTCTTGGTGAGCAAGTAGGAGAAATAACAAGAAAAACGGACAAAGCAAGGAACTTTAAAAGTGGTACATCTAATAAATTACCAGTTGGAACAAAGATATACCAAACGGATACGCCTGCATATATTGTAATAGTAGATGGTAAGGAGATCCCCTATCTAGGAAAGTATGAAGGGTAGTTTTAGTTAATCGACATTTGGGAGTGAAGGTAGAAATGAACAAAGTAAATGTTGTCTATGCACTTATTTATAAAGAAGACGAGCAAAAAGTACTAATGGTAAATAACAAAGGAAGCGGTTGGTCACTTCCTGGAGGTGACGTAGAAGAGGGGGAAACGTTAGAGCTGGCAATTATTCGTGAAGCCCAGGAAGAAACAGGTTTGACGATTGAAGTGGAGAGTATTGTGGCGGTGAATGAAGCATTCTTTAATGCAAAAGGCCAACATGCTTTATTTCTAACATTTAAGGCAATAATCGTATCTGGGGAATGCTTAATTCAAGACGAAGAAGAAATTTCTGAAATAAAGTGGGTAGATTTGCCGACAGCGAATGGGTTAATGCCTTATCATCCTGGTGGGGTAGAAAGATTACTTAAATCATCTTCTCCTTATACAATTCAAGTGTAAGGAGAGGGTCATCACCCGTATATATCTATTGAAGTAATGAATAGGGTATGTAAACAAGTGTAGGGGCCTTACAAGGGTAGCCGAAGCGTAATTCAATGGAATCAGATGCAGGTACACTGGAGCTGAAAGAGATATGAAGAAAAGGTATATTTAAGAATTGCAAAGCGTATTAGTTTATAGAGAATCCAAAATTCTGGTTTTTATTTAACATAAGAAAATGAAACTTATAATTCCAAGCCTAGATAAGGGGAGGCGTAATGGCTTGCCACTTGTCTCTTCAATTACTCAGACATATTTTTAATTGTTCTACAGCAATCATCAAATACCCAACCGACTAAAAAGAGTGTGGATTTTATCGTTCTCATATATATTTTTTCACTAAAAAAATAAAATAGTTTAAAAGGGGATGTAGGGTATGGGGTTACTATTATATTTAATAATTGGTGGAATCATTGGTTGGTTTGCAGGATTAGTTATAGGTAAAGATATGCCAGGTGGAATCATAGGGAATGTGATTGCTGGAATTATTGGTGCATGGATTGGTGGTAGATTGCTAGGGGATTGGGGTCCGAAACTTGCTGATTTTTACATTGTACCCGCCATTATCGGAGCACTTTTCGTAGTAATTATTGTGAGTTTTATTATGAAATCCATGCGTAAAAGATGGTAATGAAATAGGAAAACGCTGACTAGTTAAGTTCAGCGTTTTTTTTATGGGTTAGAAAAGTATGCTTGACTTGGAGGTATCGATTGTATTTGTCAATTATCACTCCAAAGAAAACTTTTTGCTGTAATTGGTTGCTTCTTTCAGTGCTTTCTCTTCTGCAGGAATTCGCACTGATAACATCCATGCATTCAACAATGTGAAAATGATTGCAGTTATATAAGCGCCGAACATGAGAGGAAGCACCAATAGCTCAGTCGTCACGATTATATAATTAGGGTGGCGCACCCACTTATAAGGACCTTTCTGCACAACGTCCGCACCCGGTAAGATGATGATTTTGGTATTCCAAAACTTTCCGAGTGAAGCAAGGCACCAAATCCGTGCCACCTGCGCCACTAGAAAAATGACGAGAAATAAAATCCATACTGACGACACTGATCTATCGAACAGAAAGTCTTCCGCAAGAAGGGAAATGAAAAATGCGATATGCATGGAAACCATAATGGGGTAGTGAGCGGCACCTGCTTCAAATGCTCCTTGGCTGCGCATCCATTTCTCATTGCGTTTCGCGACAACCAGTTCAACAAGGCGCTGTATGATAACAATTGAAATGACTATGAAAAATATCATCTGCTAATCCCTCATTCCCATTTCAATAGCAGCAGTTCACCGCAAAATCCAGGGCCAAGTGCAGCCATTAGTCCATACTCACCGGCAATGGGCTCGCTTTCAATGAACTTTTCTAAAACGTAAAGAATAGTAGGGGACGACATATTGCCGTTGTGCCGTAAAACATCGCGGGAAATGTCCGTTTTGTTTTGATCGAATCCTAATGCTGATTCGTATGCTTCAAGTACCTTTTTTCCTCCTGGGTGTGCAACGAAGTGTGTAATATCATCTTTTGTTAGTTCGTGTCCACTCAGGAACTCATGGACGAAAGGTCCGAGCCAATTTGTTATGACAGCAGGAATGCTTTTTGAGAAAACAACATACAGTCCGGAGTTTTTCACTTCCCAACCCATAACGTCCTCGGAATCCGGTAATAGTTTTGAAGTGGTAGCAATAACCTTTGGCATCGCTTTTTTTACTTTCACCGAAGATTTATCGCCCGATATTAATGCGCATGCAATCCCATCGGAAAACAGTGAGACACCTACTAGATTACTTTTTGAATAGTCTTCTTTTTGAAACGTCAAACTGCATAATTCAACGGAGAGAACGAGGACATTAGCCTTGGGAAATGCAAGGCAATATTCATGCGCTCTACTAACTCCTGCAGCACCCCCTGCACAACCCAGCCCCCAAATAGGAACACGTTTCGTATCATCTCGAAAAGGAAGCCGGTTCATAATGCGTGCTTCAATGCTTGGTGTGGAAATTCCGCTGCTTGAAATGAAAAAGATAGCGTCGATCATAGAAGGTTCAATCGCTCCATCGAGCATGCCATTCCCTTGGAGGCATGATTGTACGGCTTGGACACCGAATTCGACTGCATGTTGAATATATATACTGTTTCTCTCTTCGAAATCATGCGCTCTCCCGTACCATTCAAGCGGCATCGACACATTACGCGTCTCAATATCTCCATTTTGAAAGACTTTCAAAAGCCGTTCAATATCAGTATACTTTTCACTGAAAAGTGATCGGGTTAACTCAACGGCCTGCTGCTGTTTCACTTCATGAGGCGGTTTGAATGTGCTGACAGAAAGAATTTTCGGCATAGGCTACCTCCAGTTTCATTATTAGTACTCATTACCTGAATATGACTTTCCCAAACCTATAACCTGAGCATACACACCATATGAACAGGATACTTCATGTGAAATGGAGGGATAAAGATAGGGGGAACTTTTATGTCCATCAAATTAAACATATAAGATCAATCGCCGATTTCCTAAGGTGGTAACGCTAAGGAATTGTTAATACATACAGCCCATCTCGGCTTATAAAGTAGCTGAGAACTTCAAACTTCATGAAGCACTTTTTCCTGGATGGATTGATGCAAGGGCTGGCTGTGCACCGGGCGGAATGCCATGTGTGATAAATGCATTGAATGACGGGACACCGGAAATGGTACGAGCATAGATTGAAAAGATTGCTGAAGTGTTCAACGTGAGTGAAGTGATGCTTGCCATGATTGCTTACGTTTTTAAAAATATGCTGAAATCCTATGAATTGATGGCCAAGGAAATGTTTGTTTGAACGATTGTCTACACTTCAACGTACGCATAACTTGTACAAAAGATGACAGAACTATGAAAAAAAACTGATGATATGCTACCGTGTTTCATTCAGGGAGCGATTGATTTCAAATTAAATAAGAGCGCTGCCTTTTGGCGGTTTTCTTAGTTAGTTTTGTTTGAAACCCAAGGAACTATATAAAATAACCCAGTGGATTGGATAAGCATAATGAAATTGATTCTATAGAAGTGAGGAAGAAATTTAATTGCAATGCTGTTACTTTAGAACAATGATTTATCAAATTGATACAAGTAATGTTGATAGGCAAACAAAAAGAAAGAGCATGTTTTGAATGAAAATTGCTCAAAACATGCTCTTTCTATATTTAATTGAAGCATCTAATAATCCGAAAAAATAACTGATCTATCAATCAGTTATATATTTTACTACAGCCATTTCTTTACCAAATCTATCACCATAGTCAATAAATCCTAAACTAGCGTACATTTTATGCGCGCCCAAGTTTTCTGGATGATAACCTACAACAATTTTTTTTGCATTGTCCGATGTTGCCATTTCTAACATCATTAGTTTAGTAGCGGTTTTACCTATACCTTTCCCTTGAAATTGCTTATCAACCATTATTCTATATACCCAATAACCATCAAGTTCTTCTTGAACAGAATTGTACATCAAAAAGCCGACTACTTTTTCTTCAGCATAGATAGCATATGGCTTTAACGTAAGTTCGAACTTTGTTTGAGCTATTGAAATAGCATTTGGCTCAATAAATTCTTTTTGTTCTTTTGATACCTCTAATTCACAACAGTCATACCAGTTGTCGGCATTTAATGATACAATTTTAACATTCCCTCTATTCATAATCTTCCCCCTTGAAATTAGGGGAAACACTAACTAATTTGTTTATTAGTCGTTATCCCCTTGTAGTCGTTTGTAATGAAAATTATTTTGTTTGTCATAATGAACGCCTCCTCTACTAACTTTCGCTCACTAATTAACATATAATTGGTGGGCCATTCTATAATATCATATCCATTATCGTAACTATTAGATTTTATAGATAATTATAATCTGTAAGTTAATCAGTTATCTCGGAATAGTGAGTACAGCAAAGAAATTTAATTGTAATGGAACTTTTAGTGGAGCTAGATACTCTAATTGCTAAAAAAGTACGTGAGAAGGGGGTCTGACGTTTGTGGTCACATCAATTTCGGATTCTATACGACTGAAAAAGATTAAAAAGCAAGATATGAATGCTGTGGTAGATTGGTTTGATGAAAGAAAATCAAAGTTTTATAAAATCGGTTGGGCCTATCTTAAAAATCATCATGATGTTGAAGA
This window encodes:
- a CDS encoding GNAT family N-acetyltransferase; translated protein: MNRGNVKIVSLNADNWYDCCELEVSKEQKEFIEPNAISIAQTKFELTLKPYAIYAEEKVVGFLMYNSVQEELDGYWVYRIMVDKQFQGKGIGKTATKLMMLEMATSDNAKKIVVGYHPENLGAHKMYASLGFIDYGDRFGKEMAVVKYITD
- a CDS encoding GlsB/YeaQ/YmgE family stress response membrane protein is translated as MGLLLYLIIGGIIGWFAGLVIGKDMPGGIIGNVIAGIIGAWIGGRLLGDWGPKLADFYIVPAIIGALFVVIIVSFIMKSMRKRW
- a CDS encoding NUDIX hydrolase, whose product is MNKVNVVYALIYKEDEQKVLMVNNKGSGWSLPGGDVEEGETLELAIIREAQEETGLTIEVESIVAVNEAFFNAKGQHALFLTFKAIIVSGECLIQDEEEISEIKWVDLPTANGLMPYHPGGVERLLKSSSPYTIQV
- a CDS encoding type III polyketide synthase, whose amino-acid sequence is MPKILSVSTFKPPHEVKQQQAVELTRSLFSEKYTDIERLLKVFQNGDIETRNVSMPLEWYGRAHDFEERNSIYIQHAVEFGVQAVQSCLQGNGMLDGAIEPSMIDAIFFISSSGISTPSIEARIMNRLPFRDDTKRVPIWGLGCAGGAAGVSRAHEYCLAFPKANVLVLSVELCSLTFQKEDYSKSNLVGVSLFSDGIACALISGDKSSVKVKKAMPKVIATTSKLLPDSEDVMGWEVKNSGLYVVFSKSIPAVITNWLGPFVHEFLSGHELTKDDITHFVAHPGGKKVLEAYESALGFDQNKTDISRDVLRHNGNMSSPTILYVLEKFIESEPIAGEYGLMAALGPGFCGELLLLKWE
- a CDS encoding isoprenylcysteine carboxyl methyltransferase family protein, with product MIFFIVISIVIIQRLVELVVAKRNEKWMRSQGAFEAGAAHYPIMVSMHIAFFISLLAEDFLFDRSVSSVWILFLVIFLVAQVARIWCLASLGKFWNTKIIILPGADVVQKGPYKWVRHPNYIIVTTELLVLPLMFGAYITAIIFTLLNAWMLSVRIPAEEKALKEATNYSKKFSLE